Proteins encoded in a region of the Solanum dulcamara chromosome 9, daSolDulc1.2, whole genome shotgun sequence genome:
- the LOC129902821 gene encoding phosphatidylinositol/phosphatidylcholine transfer protein SFH12-like produces the protein MSGKMSTGPLERPVRPSMEKIEIENTEEDRKPRLGSFKKKALNASNKFRQSLKKTGRRNSRVMSVVFEDEHDVEESKSVDSFRQTLILEELLPAQHDDYHMMLRFLKARKFDLEKSKQMWSDMINWRKEFGADTIMEDFEFKEKEEVLKYYPQGHHGVDKDGRPVYIERIGQVDSTKLLQVTTMDRYLKYHVQEFERTFNDKLPACSIAAKKHIDTSTTILDVQGVGLKNFNKSARELLQCLQGVDGNNYPESLCRMYIINAGSGFRLLWNSVKSFLDPKTTAKINVLGNKYQSKLLEIIDASELPEFLGGTCTCVDKGGCMLSDKGPWNDPEIMKMVHSGMHKCTKKTSIPAVDEKTISEDGNANPKDTKKSNSINMRIASSKVQRDHVSPAQLSTVHEEDDIKKKHPSVYDRDKYIPIVDKVIDTTMPKATKADNYAIAKASDFLPMHDISKSPEGFSNHLFTGVMTLVMGVVTMVRMTRNMPRKLTDSTLLSGSLKGVDMVKSHAQEYRLSGPAISNNEYFSMMKRMGELEEKVISLGNKPSSLPPEKEEMLNNVMSHVDKLEQELCATKMALEKALSRQEELLAYIEKKKKKKNFFGF, from the exons ATGAGTGGCAAAATGTCAACAGGACCTCTTGAACGACCAGTCAGGCCAA GTATGGAAAagattgaaattgaaaatactGAGGAGGATAGGAAGCCAAGGCTTGGGTCATTCAAGAAAAAGGCACTTAATGCCTCCAACAAATTTAGACAATCTTTAAAAAAAACTGGCCGTAGAAATAGTAGGGTCATGTCTGTTGTCTTTGAGGATGAGCATGATGTGGAGGAATCAAAGTCAGTTGATTCCTTCCGTCAAACACTTATCTTGGAGGAATTACTTCCTGCACAACATGATGATTATCACATGATGCTAAG GTTTTTGAAGGCCAGGAAATTTGATTTAGAGAAATCAAAGCAGATGTGGTCTGATATGATTAATTGGAGGAAGGAATTTGGTGCAGACACTATCATGGAG GACTTTGAGTTCAAGGAAAAGGAGGAGGTCCTCAAATACTATCCTCAAGGGCATCATGGAGTTGACAAAGATGGAAGACCAGTTTATATTGAAAGAATTGGTCAAGTAGATTCTACAAAGCTCCTACAAGTCACAACAATGGACCGATATCTCAAGTACCATGTGCAGGAGTTTGAGAGGACATTCAACGACAAATTGCCAGCTTGCTCCATTGCAGCCAAAAAACATATTGATACAAGCACAACAATTTTGGATGTGCAAGGAGTG GGACTTAAAAATTTCAACAAATCAGCAAGAGAACTACTTCAATGCCTCCAAGGTGTTGATGGTAACAATTATCCTGAG AGCTTGTGTCGGATGTATATCATCAATGCTGGTTCTGGATTTAGGCTTTTATGGAACTCTGTCAAGTCATTCCTTGACCCCAAGACCACCGCAAAGATCAAC GTTCTTGGTAACAAATACCAAAGCAAGTTGCTTGAAATAATTGATGCCAG CGAACTTCCAGAGTTTTTAGGCGGTACGTGCACTTGTGTTGACAAAGGAGGATGTATGCTTTCTGATAAAGGCCCATGGAATGATCCAGAAATAATGAAG ATGGTTCACAGTGGTATGCATAAATGCACAAAGAAAACTTCAATTCCAGCAGTTGATGAGAAAACAATTTCGGAGGATGGGAATGCCAATCCAAAG GATACAAAGAAGAGCAATTCCATTAATATGAGAATTGCCTCTTCTAAGGTCCAGAGGGATCATGTATCACCTGCACAGCTCTCCACTGTCCATGAGGAA GATGATATAAAGAAGAAGCATCCTAGTGTATATGATCGTGATAAGTACATCCCTATAGTTGATAAAGTAATTGATACAACTATGCCTAAAGCTACAAAAGCCGATAACTACGCCATTGCTAAAG CTTCAGATTTCTTACCCATGCATGATATTTCTAAGTCACCCGAGGGATTTAGCAACCACCTTTTCACAGGAGTGATGACATTGGTGATGGGCGTTGTGACAATGGTCCGAATGACACGGAACATGCCAAGAAAGCTTACAGATTCGACCCTCTTGTCTGGTTCTTTAAAAGGAGTGGATATGGTTAAATCACATGCCCAAGAATATCGGTTGAGTGGACCTGCCATCTCGAATAATGAGTACTTCAGCATGATGAAACGCATGGGAGAGCTAGAGGAAAAGGTTATTAGTCTTGGCAACAAGCCTAGTTCCTTACCACCAGAAAAAGAGGAAATGCTTAACAATGTCATGAGTCATGTTGATAAATTGGAGCAAGAGCTTTGTGCTACCAAAATG GCACTCGAGAAAGCGCTTTCCCGTCAAGAGGAGCTCTTAGCCTACattgagaagaagaagaaaaaaaagaatttctttGGTTTCTAA